The Megalops cyprinoides isolate fMegCyp1 chromosome 12, fMegCyp1.pri, whole genome shotgun sequence genome contains a region encoding:
- the LOC118786455 gene encoding putative nuclease HARBI1, with the protein MSCPFMEGPIDREAQIIRRERLIRPRCDILSFSEESLCECYRFSSRSIIYLNNLLKPHILNITHRGFAFTSLQTLCIALRFFFANGSFLYNIGDAEHIGKTIVCRSIRKVCLALKHFLHIFVVFPGHKAVRVIKEEFYRITGFPNVIGCVDGTQIPIKAPSVNEGDYVNRKSFHSINVQIICDATHIITNVEAKWPGSVHDSGVFRESTLYNKFEQGQYDGILLGDRGYPCLPFLMTPYPDPEPRAQCCYNLAYCRTRARVEMTIGILKARFQCLRGLRVTPERACDIIVATVVLHNIATIRGERCSSAVVDQDDAPS; encoded by the exons ATGTCGTGCCCTTTCATGGAAGGTCCAATTGACAGGGAGGCTCAAATTATTCGCCGAGAGCGACTTATCAGACCTCGTTgtgatattttgtcattttcagaggaGTCTCTTTGCGAGTGTTATCGTTTTTCATCACGGTCCATAATCTACCTCAACAACCTTCTTAAACCTCACATCTTGAACATCACTCATCGTGGATTTGCGTTCACATCGTTACAGACTCTGTGCATTGcccttcgttttttttttgccaatggCAGCTTTCTGTATAACATTGGAGATGCTGAACACATCGGGAAAACAATAGTGTGCAGATCCATCCGAAAAGTGTGCCTTGCATTGAAGCACTTTCTCCACATTTTCGTTGTTTTCCCGGGACATAAAGCAGTAAGGGTTATCAAAGAGGAATTCTACAGAATAACAG GATTTCCAAATGTAATTGGCTGTGTGGACGGAACACAGATTCCTATTAAAGCTCCAAGTGTGAACGAAGGAGATTATGTGAATAGGAAATCTTTTCACAGCATCAATGTACAG ATAATATGTGATGCCACCCACATCATCACAAATGTGGAAGCCAAATGGCCAGGGTCTGTACATGATTCAGGGGTGTTTCGTGAGTCCACCTTGTACAACAAGTTTGAACA AGGACAATATGATGGTATCCTCCTTGGGGACAGAGGCTACCCTTGCCTACCCTTTCTGATGACCCCCTATCCTGACCCTGAGCCTAGAGCACAGTGCTGCTACAACCTGGCCTACTGCAGGACAAGAGCCAGGGTGGAGATGACCATTGGCATCCTCAAGGCTCGCTTCCAGTGCCTGCGTGGGCTCAGGGTCACTCCAGAGAGGGCATGTGACATCATTGTGGCAACTGTGGTGTTACACAATATTGCCACAATAAGAGGAGAAAGATGCTCTAGTGCAGTTGTAGACCAAGATGATGCACCTTCCTGA